AACTTAGCATTCTGATTTCTCACTTCTTCTATTTTGTCTTCAATTGCTTTCCTAATCTTATCAATCTCGTTAGATTCATATCGGGGACTCTGATGTGTGGTCTCCTCCTTAATATGGCGGAATTAGTTTGTTGCATAGTTTCAGTTTCCATGTTAAGTTCCAATGATATCAAACAACTATGTGATTTACGTTGATACTGGTAGAAGAAAAATGTTGCTAATGCATGGGATGTATGAGAACATATACgccaaataataattaaaagacgACATGCTTTATGCCTCTAAAGTAGGTCtaatgttttaatgtttaagCAATGTATACGCAATCTCACGGGGATGACTCCATAAACCTAAGATCAAGGCCACCAGAGCTATGGTCCTTTTCAGAGCTTTTCCACAACAGTTGATCgcaactaggtgtgaaattgCATGTAAAGAGAACATCCATTGGCTGGGTTTTCCACGATAGCCAAACTGGAAATAGTCCATAcatgacaccgctacacaacctcTTTAATTCTATGTTACACTCAGACCCGGATATAAGGTCTCACTCATGATatgtacaataataataaaaaaagatataaataaattaacaaaataactaaagacaatcatatataaaaataaaatgaactaaaataaaataaaataaaaaaaaccacatcaattttgaatatttaattaacaaGGCCTGACTCTTTAGCGTCTCTAGTGGAGTCggcatctgtcgcaaccgggatcgtGACGGAACAACGAACCAAAAAACAAACGgctttgagaaaatattttgggaggcgccaccataatttattatggaaaaactatgtaaaaaccctaaataaaagcatggtctacgaaaaaaaGATTTTCAAGTTCGGGAATGGGTTACACGTAacgaaggtattagcaccctagcGCGTCTGCCCAAAAGCAATACctctaattaaatgtataaaattaacgtgattttttcaaaatatttaattttccccaaaaataaaagtaaaataaaataaaataaattattatgaaacaaaaatatttttttttgttttatgaacccaaTAAGGATTGAGCTTATgcctacgtatatccatttgTAATGGACAATCACGGATCACATAGTTTTTTATCTAggaaaaggtttgtgagtttgttaaaaaaaaaaaagaattgtttgagatttttgaaatgtgaatccgacaaggattgaccttgctcctataTGATAGAGAATCAACGATCATGCAGTTGTTTTGGTAAGAAAatgtttagtttaacaaaaattaacctttttggttttaaatattttgtatttttttatattaaaaaacggtggaaaaagaaaaacattatctgtgcgtaaaaaaaaaatctatggaagaaaactttaaagcataataaaaatagaaaaataaaagtgcagAGGTGACATACCTTTTTTAGCTTCTGGAATTCCCTAAGTGATTCTTTAGTGGTTGTTGTTGACAAAACCTTATGTATGagaacttattttttttctatactctctctttcaatctctattatttctatctctttttctctattttttaccGTCcccatttttctttcacaaagtgcatatttatatacacattctaatattatgacaatcttgtcttaattgAGAAATTGGCAATGgacaaaataaggaaaaaatggtcttaatttcaagaaaaaataaatgagataaTATTGAAGACATGGATTGTAATTATActcagaaaatataattttttctttacaaaataaCTGACacagtaaatatatttttaattattgtttataattatggaaataatattgattcaaattattatcacATTAAGCTAATATTTCAATTCTAAAATGTTGTGTTCTGCATTaagaaagattattttattattttctttttccttttttttcctacCCAACATtgattattattctcttattctttaattttaataaaatcttttaaataagtttgagaaatatgtttctatttaaataaaatcttttaaataagttaaaataataataattcttttccattttctaaaAGATACTTTGAGAAATATAGTATTTAGAGGTAAATGACTTTATTTTGAAGTACTTAATTTCagtttaattttagaataaatgttGTGAGAAATGTAAATTAAAGTTTAGCTTAAATATCTGGatgtatataaagaaaaataaaacattatataatttgaatgtGTTGAGTTGGAAATTTTGAgttcttaaattattaaaagtataattattcaAATTGATGTGGGTAAGTGTGCTTTCAAGTTGGGTTGGATGAAAATGTGAacgaaaaaaaaactataattgaaggattgcttatttttatttaactttaaggttgattttaatttaagatatattttcggTATGTATTTATTTCGATTGAATGGTTTAAGTGTTGGAAAAtccattgaatgaaaaatatgtttatttttaagtaaaacatTGATTAGAAAATCTTctgaaagttaaataattttgcCTAAGTTTTGGATTCAATTAGATGTCATGTTAATTAGtgttgaaatataatttgagTAATGAGATGGGTTTTTTTACGTAAAgtcaaatgtttatttaaaataattttatgtcatttattttaatgttatattttttttgtgcgTGTTGTGTTTTGAACTATAAGACGTATTTGTTAAAGTTGATTTCATCCTGAAGTGAATTTGAGTTTGATATCAATGTTACAATAATAAATGTATAgtaaaaattttcaacaaacatattatttgtatttatagttttttttatgaacatttttattatgattgacCTGACAATTCAATTCTATTTAAATCTGATTTATTGGCCTTTTTAAATCATGGTCTCTCCATGCTTGGACGATTGAAATAAGTCGTtaattttacttcttttaaGTGAAAGAATATCGTTCAGATGAACTATCtttcaaataaaactttcaAGTTAAAACTTTTCTACTTTAATAGATGAATGATTTATAATCAAGAATTAAGAATGAGTATATACAAGGTATTACgatttataattgataaaaagaaaacttataaaattatcattttaataatattggaAATGAGACATTCTCTTTAAAATGTTATGAATAGGAAAAAGAACGATGAGTTGAGTGACTCTAATATTTAAATTCTGAATATCTCTTtcatattattgtaaaaaagatcccatttttttacaatatttaaaaatttataacatataaaatatagtgtgaagaaaaaggcaaaagaaaataaatgaacaatCCTGGAAATTATTTAGGTTTACTTTACAATATACACTCacttaagtttatattttgatatgaaaagtttgatataaatttaatcgaaacaaaaatttatacattattaataattatataattatgaaatattaataattacataattaaagaTCATATAATTGTGgaatataagaaattatataacaaaTCTTATATTTActgaaaaaataattcatttcattagttttagatatttttgttttgttagagCAATCAAAACCACATTTCATATAAGGTATTACTCGATAATGTGAAGTTCAtgagaaaagttttcaaaaaatatttcatccgacaattttctcttttcaaataTGGATTTAGGTAAAatcaaacttaaataaatacaaaattaaacgAGTATATTATATATGCCTGGAGATACTTTTACTACGCACTtgtttaattcatatatatatatatatatatatatatatatatatatatatgggtttgctaatttacataaattgattttttaattagtacATTTTAGCgaaatgtatcaaattttaggttacaaaaatatctctatttaaaaaaaaaaacatactttaaatataaggatactttagtaattttaaaatttaaattaaataaaaaataaaaaaaaggtagttattcattaattgttttttaaaataaaaaataaaaaaaaggtagttattttctattatttaaggaatatttttaattataatatttttaaatagatataatttgtatagttatgttgtttttcaaaaatggGTGGATCACATCCATAAGCAACATATTTTCCATGACTTAAAAGGtatcttttacaatttttatttccatGACTTTATACAACCggtctgggtttatagaacccttATGGGTTTATAGAAtctgggttaaaaaaacaactaccttttattttatttttttattttaaaaaacaactaccttttaaaaaatatataataaaaagctaataacttccCTCGTGGACCAATCAAGATTTTTCATAaccaccttttatttttttattttaaattaaattttaaaattattaaaatacttttagatttaaagttagttttctttttttaacagagacatttttgtaacctaaaacttggtacactATCTTAAAATGTAGCAACTGAAAAATCacgcaaaccccatatatatatatatatatatatataatagtgtATTATTTCTGTTTACAATaactatataaatttattgcatttttaaaactttaatattttgaatttattagtACTACCAAATCGAACagtgaatattatattaattaatactttttacattttaaaactttgttgtttaaaaataacttttaaggAAAAcgacaattaaatataatatagacTTATAAAATACgagatcaaatttaaaataatttataactctATGCGTAGTTAGAaagtaaaattatgtttttttgatgtaacaattttagaaatacgtataaatttaatattcaaaatatttttttattctaattaactATTAATGCTATAAATTATTACGTACATtagtaaaagtatattttatttttcaatttaatgatTAACATATCATATATGAATACAAATAAGGATTTTATAGCCATACAATTCTATTCTAAAGTAatactaattaataaaattaacagATAAAGTATaccatgatatatttttttatttacgttATTGACAGAAGCACAAACTACGCTTGATGcatactatattatatatacatatataagagTTTATGGAAATTTACATGAAATGTGAAGAAAGTTGTGGCGATTAGGTATAGTAGCAGAGACgtgtatatatattaagatgATGATTAGATTACATGACAGAGCAAGCATTGACATTGTCATCGTTAAACATGTTGCTAACGTTGTCGTCTCCACGGTGAGAGACATGAACGGTGCCGTGTTTTTCTGGGAGGTTATAGCCATGTCTGTAGTAGTTATAGGTTTCTTTGAAGTCATGGGTGGTGTCTTTGAAGTAATGGTCGGCAGTGGTGAAGTAAAGCGGTGGGTTAGGGTATGGCCAGAACTCCGCCCTCTTCCCAGCCCTCCTCACAGCTTTCAGCACCTTATTCCGATCAACATACCCACCCACCGTTACCCTTTCCATCTCCAACTCAACTTCCACCGAATCAATCCCTATAAATCATTTTCAACActctcataataaaaaaaaatgatattttttcacacatattttttttttcattcattttacattatcttttcttgtattttattttctcttttttcaaaaaattataaaattttactctttaaaaATCATTTACCCTTATTAGATGTGTCAAATAATTCTCAATGtgtatcattttatctttactcctcttatatattttttccattaCATTCTTTATATACGgaataattatttagaaaaatataaaaaacaaaattttatatttttatgacatttttatttgaccattttatttttataatgaatatcaaatgaaatgaacgtaaattaatatattttatcattatttgatcatttactttttttttacaatatatattaaaatggttTATATTGTAAAGTTTTTCGAGAAgggataaaagaaaatttgacattaataaataatgaataagaaATCAAGATACTATGTTAAatctaaatcttaaaaaaattataaagaattttatttatatattactcatttcacttatttttaaataatatgaaattttaacttGCAGTCCTAACTggaaactttttttaacaacactattttttttttactttaaaaaaatacaaaaaattatttttttatgattattttatttttataatatatgtcaactaaaaataaattaatatcacTCTACCATTACTCaatcctttatttattttctttaaaatatatgttagaaTGTTTTATGCTGTAAAGTTTTTtaagaagagataaaagaaaatttgactttaataaattatgaacaaaataatctaaatcttaagaaaatataaatataaataattttatttatatatcactcatttcacttatttttaaataatataaattttttaactcaCCTACTCATTTTTTTAAGTGTCAATATTTGATCATATAAATGTTTGCGGATTCACTTTCTTATCTTAAAACGATAACTTTTGCTATCATATTCCTTTGTTTTCCTCTCCCATAAAGAGgacaaattaaatacaaattccaaaataaaataaagtaaaaacatagtaagttaatttttattttaactaattcatcaaaataataattcactGGTTTCTTTTTTGgtgaataatataatactatGCTGATAAAAAAACACACTAATATATATAGACACCCACGCACAGACACTATGGTGTTTTTAATGGTTGAAAAtggtataaaaatttataaattttgaaattttttatttttctaatatatatatgtgtttgtgtaagAATATGTAATGGAGAATTTGAATAggattccaaaaatattttttgtcctGTCCAAATGTTCCTATCATTTTTCCTTAGCCAATTTGAGCCACGAATAGAATATGTTTGAGGTATGAAAGAGATTGCCGAGGGAAAAGGGCatactatattttgttttcatttatatatatatatatatatatatatatatatatatatatatatatatatatatatatatatataacggaaaattctatttattcatttttataactctcttaattgattaaaaaaacttattctttcttccattttcttcaaaaatatataatccaaaattctgaaaaagttttaaaattagaCATACCTTTGAGCTTGTAAATGGCGTTTTTAACAACTCTCTCGCAGCCAGTGCAGCACATCCTTACTTTCAGCTCAACGGTCTGAAAAGAATAAGTATCTCACATGTCAATTTCAGTTCGCATCTCACTTTTTCCTAACTATATTGCTCATACCTCATATTCTGATTCTTTCATAAATCAAAACCTCTCTAAAATTCAGCTAAATAATGAATTTCAATAGCTATTTTCTTAAGTTATTACCAGTTACAGCTTTTAAAGCAAGTAATAATCAAAATACTGTTGACAagttcaaggaaaaaaaaactgcGATGGGAACAAAACTCTGATATATTCTCTCATGTACTGGTCTGAAAAGTCACTTTTTTTCACTCTTCTACTTCGTGTCTGACAAGATCATTAAACCTGTCgtgtaataaattatattcttactttctttttttcttcaacttcaattttttaatcaaaaggAGATGAATTCATGTATGACATATCGCTTTCTCTTGTACCGACGAAAGATTAATTTTTGCAGTAAGTTTGAATCCAAGATCTTACATAAAACTTTGCAAGTTTCCAAGTATCATCAAAACCAAACTCTGATTAAACTgattattatcatcataataCTGAATGAACACCCAGATGCGAAAAAATCTCAGTTTCATCAGTTTCGCTACTGTTGCAATATATTTATCTGATAACATCCTATGATCATGTcgagaaatgaagaaaaacgaCCGATGAGAAAGATTGAAACATCTAAGAtgaaacaaaacaaagtaattattaatgttGAAAGTGAACCTGTAAGGAAAGTGGTCGGCCCTTCTTTGGCATGTTGAAGTTTCTGTGAACGTCTTTGGTGTGATGAGGACGACGATGGTGATGATCTTGATGATAGATGAAAAAGCGATATATAAAGGAAGAGATGTCAAAGCGAAAAGCTTTGTCTAGCAAGGAAGCCATGGTagataaaaggaagaaaagaagaacaacTAAGGAAGAAACGAGCGATGGAATATATTCCTCTGGGGCATTTACATGTCTTAAAAATGATAATGTTTTGTAATCAAGGTGAAGCTATTTAGTAGAGTAACATATATAAGGAAAACTAATGGGAGGGAAAAGagtataaatattctttttttcatgtgtagtgtagatatttatatatatggcATTTTGTGAGCTGAACTAAACCAAGTGATGTTACAACCTTTCAGACAGGAATGGTATCTAGGTGCATGCTTGGTGAAATGGGAATAACAAGTGTCGTGGGATATGGATGAggttatagaaaagaaagaagattttAGATGCtaaggaaaaatatattctgGTAATCTTCCTTTTAGACACCATCTTTGAAAATGGCTAAACAAATGTGAACAAAGTTATATTCCCAGATTTCATTTACTTACTCTTTCAACGCTGCCCATATACTTGTTTCCCATATTTTACAGCACTTTcgaataaaagaatatatcttTACCTCCTATCTCGACTATTTTTTGGATTTATATCAATTACATTAATGGAGTTTTCACTTCACTTGCCATGTCGATTAGAACAACTCATAACGGCACATTATTCTCAAGTCTAAATTCTACATTGTATAAAAATGAGACAGTAGAAAACTATATAAAGGAGATAGATCCATTGATCCatagacaatgatattttaataccattttttgacactattttgacactgcacacgtgtcaaaatgtgattggacgatttcaaattaaaaaagttgaggcaggagtatatttggaagagaaaaaccaaagtttgttttttaatttgaaatcgtccaaccacattttgacacgtgtgcagtgtcaaaatggtgtcaaaaaaatggtgttaaaattttattttccttgatCCATTATCTTAATGTTTTGAGTAAAGAGTGATGTCAATCCTTTATATGGTTAGGTCTGTCATTTATATTTGTGTCTCCTATTTGATAAACCCAACCAGCCTTGTTTTCAGAATGTCCTTGCAAGATTAggttttttcataatattattgcatactttttataaaattatcgaAATTGAAAAAGCATATTTGAAAGAATTCATGTGTTAGGTTGtgaatcttttatatatatatatatatatatatatatatatatatatatattttgaatacaaatttataatttaacaattataCTTAACGAGatggaaaaagttcttttaacaattcttttttgataactttttaataatgcATACGTGATAACTTGTGAttgattcgttttaaatatatttttaaacataacttcaaacagaccaataaaatgatgacacatgttttattgtaaaaaaattgttaaaaaatgttatcattATACAAGGATCTAGCTAGATTTAACCAAACAACTAATAGACCtaataactatataaaaaaaaaatttaaaaataaaaataatccaggttacaatttagtttaaaagttggagactcaagaaaaagaaaaagaaaaagatgattaTCATTGGCTACAGATAATTGGGTTCGcagtaaatgaaaatgaaaagttgtttgtgttttttctttttttgattcGTTGTTGTtggttaaaaatgttttttctctcttagtATATTGTGCATACATACTCACTATAATGTACTTAGCGTGACGTGTCGCCATGCGAAGTGGCTAACATTATCATCGTATCTTGAAGAAATTTGGGATCTAACGATTGCCACAGAAGTCTCCATCTAAACAAACGAGGTAAGTTAATTCAATTGatagaataatattattaattcaatattaCATGCTTGATtgctaattatattattttaactcaCAAAACcagctttaaaatatatatatatatatatatatatatatatatatatatatatatatatattaacattagtTTTATGAACACCGATTTAACTAAACCAAGTCTCACATTATACTAgaaattgttaattaaaaaacagtAATTAATCTCTGGGATTATACTTTCAAACCTACATAAACTCTAACATAGGTTAattcaaaattgataaataatatagttaCTCTAAAAATAGTTTTCACAGACCTTCAAATTTTGCAGTCTAAACAAGTGTTATTTGGACAGcaattgatttgaaattttgtcatTTAGTATAACACTTTTTGGTGACCTACACTTTTGATGTCTATATGTATAGGTTTGTTCAAAATGTTGCTAGATCAATAGAGACTACACACAAAAGCTTTAAGTAACAGATGTCATTCAATTGCTCATTCTTATTTCTAATTggattatcttttttttcttatagagTTTGGTCATTCGTTTATGAAAGTAGGGACCACGCATAACACATTTTCATAAgtcaaatatgatttttcaaaataaaatatttagttctatgactttctatattaaaaaatataaaaatttaataattaaaagtaaaagatttttcataatatataataagttaAAGAACCCAAAAAGTATTGTATCTTCATTCATTAATTTTCTATTGATTTCTacttttctaaacttttacacaataactaaaaaaatccaataattaaaattttaatttatcattttctcCCAATTAGATTTTCTTAGATGGATAGTGTAGTGTACTTAGTGTACCCCGGTAACCGATCGGTTAAGAAGAATCCGGAGCTAAAACAGGCAATCGACCGATGGTTAAATAAACACTGATCAGGaaaggtaaaaataattaatgaccaattaatatatttaatggtcatattaaatgtgaatatacgctatttatgagtgattgacagATCATATTGCACAAGAATTTGgtattaatggacaattaaccgatattattgaatttgattgtttggtttaatgattaattaatgtgCTTGGCTACCACAAGCTatcctaaataaaaatatatagaccACTTTATacaacatatctgacttgagcgtcggagtgtcttttACAGGTCCACCACCCATCCGAGGATTGTGTTCTCATAAGGGATTAAAACGACATAAAGAGAGCATAGAAGAAAGGTTAACCGACCCTCAGACCAAATCCcgccgaaacattttggcgcccaccgtgggacCGA
This genomic interval from Vigna radiata var. radiata cultivar VC1973A chromosome 8, Vradiata_ver6, whole genome shotgun sequence contains the following:
- the LOC106771504 gene encoding heavy metal-associated isoprenylated plant protein 30, which codes for MASLLDKAFRFDISSFIYRFFIYHQDHHHRRPHHTKDVHRNFNMPKKGRPLSLQTVELKVRMCCTGCERVVKNAIYKLKGIDSVEVELEMERVTVGGYVDRNKVLKAVRRAGKRAEFWPYPNPPLYFTTADHYFKDTTHDFKETYNYYRHGYNLPEKHGTVHVSHRGDDNVSNMFNDDNVNACSVM